The proteins below are encoded in one region of Telopea speciosissima isolate NSW1024214 ecotype Mountain lineage chromosome 10, Tspe_v1, whole genome shotgun sequence:
- the LOC122642643 gene encoding dehydration-responsive element-binding protein 2F-like yields MDSYRKAPSKPWKKGPTRGKGGPQNATCEYRGVRQRTWGKWVAEIREPKKRTRLWLGSFATAEEAAMAYDEAARKLYGPDAYLNLPHLQPYSTPPSKSQKFKWFPSKNFISMFPSYRMLNLNAQPSVHDIHQRIQEFKKNSAHNQSSPSCSSSSCSSSFDLKSAFQIIDDNIHMEDSVINKEEMISVGKVQEEREEKPQIDLNEFLQQLGILKVDSTSDDSKTTRSFPVEESFPPDDYGLAALSEQTFNWDSLVDMNGLEYHQGVVSSGLQDDPVHEELTFPTIWD; encoded by the coding sequence ATGGATTCTTACAGGAAAGCTCCATCAAAACCATGGAAGAAAGGCCCTACAAGAGGCAAGGGTGGCCCTCAGAATGCGACATGTGAGTATCGTGGAGTTAGGCAAAGAACTTGGGGCAAATGGGTTGCGGAGATCAGAGAACCCAAGAAGAGAACAAGACTCTGGTTGGGTTCTTTTGCTACCGCTGAAGAAGCTGCCATGGCCTATGACGAAGCTGCAAGGAAGTTGTATGGGCCTGATGCTTACCTCAATCTACCACACCTCCAACCATATTCCACTCCTCCGAGCAAATCCCAGAAGTTCAAATGGTTTCCTTCTAAGAACTTCATTTCCATGTTTCCTTCATACAGAATGCTAAATTTGAATGCCCAACCCAGTGTTCATGACATTCATCAAAGGATCCAGGAGTTCAAGAAAAATTCGGCTCACAATCAATCTTCACCATCTTGCTCATCTTCATCATGTTCATCTTCCTTTGATTTGAAATCTGCATTTCAGATCATAGATGATAATATCCACATGGAAGATTCagtaatcaacaaagaggagaTGATTTCAGTTGGGAAAGTGCAAGAAGAACGTGAAGAAAAACCTCAGATAGATCTCAATGAATTTCTTCAGCAGTTGGGTATACTGAAAGTAGATAGCACATCAGATGACAGCAAAACCACCAGAAGCTTTCCAGTGGAGGAATCTTTCCCTCCAGATGATTACGGGCTAGCAGCTCTTAGTGAGCAGACTTTCAACTGGGACAGTCTGGTTGATATGAATGGACTAGAGTATCATCAGGGAGTAGTATCCAGTGGTCTTCAGGATGATCCTGTGCATGAAGAGCTGACATTCCCTACTATTTGGGACTAG